Proteins from a genomic interval of Streptomyces sp. NBC_01445:
- a CDS encoding spherulation-specific family 4 protein, with protein MPYLTPTAAGTASTDIRLGFGIPGYAHPLMAPVEWAELTRPGAPLHWVVLNVADGPGARPDPHCLEAAGRLRNRDVRVLGHLDLTYGARSFGEVVSDAHRYLDWYRVDGFSLDRCPTERAAVPEVRRIVTTLRALCEDAHIVLGHGTHPYPGYAETADQLVTFSGPWSDYRWSQVAEWTADYPPERFCHFVHGVPRGHLDEALRIARWQGAGTIYFTDRTDRGGTADPWEAMPGYWDDIVSRVGTGVSE; from the coding sequence ATGCCGTATCTGACCCCTACCGCCGCCGGGACCGCGAGCACCGACATACGGCTCGGCTTCGGCATCCCCGGCTACGCACACCCCCTCATGGCGCCCGTCGAATGGGCCGAACTCACCCGTCCCGGCGCTCCCTTGCACTGGGTCGTCCTGAACGTCGCGGACGGCCCCGGGGCCCGCCCCGATCCGCACTGCCTCGAAGCCGCGGGCAGGCTGCGCAACCGCGACGTACGGGTCCTCGGGCACCTCGATCTCACCTACGGCGCCCGCTCGTTCGGCGAGGTCGTCTCCGACGCCCACCGCTATCTCGACTGGTACCGCGTCGACGGGTTCTCCCTCGACCGCTGCCCGACCGAGCGGGCCGCCGTCCCCGAGGTCCGCCGCATCGTCACCACGCTGCGCGCCCTGTGTGAGGACGCCCACATCGTCCTCGGGCACGGCACGCACCCGTATCCGGGCTACGCCGAGACCGCTGATCAGTTGGTGACCTTCTCCGGGCCGTGGAGCGACTACCGCTGGTCCCAGGTCGCCGAGTGGACGGCCGACTACCCGCCCGAGCGCTTCTGTCACTTCGTGCACGGCGTGCCCCGCGGGCACCTCGACGAGGCGCTGCGCATCGCCCGCTGGCAGGGCGCCGGGACGATCTACTTCACCGACCGCACGGACCGCGGCGGCACCGCCGACCCCTGGGAGGCCATGCCCGGGTACTGGGACGACATCGTCTCGCGGGTCGGAACGGGTGTCTCGGAATGA
- a CDS encoding NAD-dependent epimerase/dehydratase family protein — translation MRVLLLGANGYLGRFVADRLLADPAVQLTALGRGDDADVRFDLATGSPGALTRFLDAVHPGVVINCAGATRGGARDLTRHNTVAVATVCEALRRSGCGARLVQIGCGAEYGPSQPGSSTAEDAVPRPGGPYGVSKLAATELVLGSGLDAVVLRVFSPAGPGTPAGSPLGRLAEAMRRAMQSGDGELKLGGLGAQRDFIDVRDVARAVHAASLSAAQGVINIGSGRAVRLRDAASVLARVAGFGGALHELDSPGGPVRPTLGHPRSDPDHVAPAAHPYPDGCGSWQQADVRTARDRLGWRPRINLEESLADIWMEAACRI, via the coding sequence ATGAGGGTGCTGCTGCTCGGAGCCAACGGATACCTCGGCCGCTTCGTCGCCGACCGCCTGCTCGCCGACCCCGCCGTGCAGCTCACCGCGCTCGGCCGGGGGGACGACGCGGACGTACGGTTCGACCTCGCCACCGGAAGCCCGGGCGCACTGACCCGCTTCCTCGACGCGGTCCACCCCGGAGTCGTCATCAACTGCGCGGGAGCCACCCGCGGGGGCGCCCGCGACCTCACCCGCCACAACACCGTCGCCGTCGCCACCGTCTGCGAGGCCCTGCGGCGCAGCGGCTGCGGCGCCCGCCTCGTCCAGATCGGCTGCGGAGCCGAGTACGGGCCCTCGCAGCCCGGCTCCTCCACCGCCGAGGACGCCGTGCCGCGGCCCGGCGGACCGTACGGCGTGAGCAAGCTCGCCGCGACGGAACTCGTCCTCGGCTCCGGTCTCGACGCCGTCGTCCTGCGCGTGTTCTCCCCGGCCGGGCCCGGCACCCCCGCCGGCTCGCCCCTCGGCCGTCTCGCCGAGGCCATGCGCCGCGCCATGCAGTCCGGCGACGGCGAACTCAAGCTCGGCGGACTCGGCGCGCAGCGCGACTTCATCGACGTGCGCGACGTGGCCCGCGCCGTCCACGCGGCCTCGCTCTCCGCCGCGCAGGGCGTCATCAACATCGGCTCGGGCCGCGCCGTCCGGCTGCGGGACGCGGCGTCCGTACTCGCCCGCGTCGCCGGCTTCGGCGGCGCGCTCCACGAGCTCGACTCACCCGGCGGCCCCGTCCGCCCGACGCTCGGCCACCCCCGCTCCGACCCCGACCACGTGGCACCCGCCGCGCACCCGTACCCGGACGGCTGCGGCAGCTGGCAGCAGGCCGACGTGCGCACTGCACGCGACCGGCTCGGCTGGCGCCCCCGCATCAACCTCGAGGAATCACTCGCCGACATCTGGATGGAAGCGGCATGCCGTATCTGA
- a CDS encoding DUF3492 domain-containing protein, with the protein MRIGLLTEGGYPYVSGDARLWCDRLVRGLEQHEFDLYALSRSQDQEDRGWIELPPQVSRVRTAPVWTADDDGIGYGRRTRRRFADAYAELAASVCAGASPETAGLAGVPADSSSAEADRFGNALYKLAELARDEGGLVGALRSETAVRTLERACRAPGALRAVRATRVPDLLAVAGHIERALRPLSLDWYGDDGLASVDLCHATSGGPAALPGLVAHHFSGVPLLVTEYGVQLRAHYIAAGDAELSAPVRAMLAAFHGRLAAETYRQAAIITPGNTHARRWQERCGADRAKLRTVHPGMEASRFAEIGEREEPGEPGTLVWVGRIEPSKDLISLLHAFAEIRKDEPKARLRLVGAPAEGPEAAAYLAHCKALAAQLFPDEAEGAHAMGDNPVSFEEIGGPETPDLADAYAAGSVVVLSSIVEGFPISLVEAMFCGRATVSTDAGAVVEVIGGTGLVVPPRNPRALAEACVSLLRDPGRRERLGAAARARALELFTVEQNITAFHGIYLEIVSHCPVRREAVDDAGEPLPFANPPEAHVPGRWTAPTSESGGGFGTWLAGRAASGGAPSWAEGEAVGSGGGVGSGEGTGSGGAVGSGGGGERPTGEHGQLAGAIPGGEGDA; encoded by the coding sequence GTGCGCATCGGACTGCTTACGGAGGGTGGCTATCCGTATGTGAGCGGTGACGCCAGACTCTGGTGCGACCGCCTCGTGCGCGGGCTCGAGCAGCACGAGTTCGATCTCTACGCGCTCAGCCGCAGCCAGGACCAGGAGGACCGCGGCTGGATCGAACTGCCGCCGCAGGTCAGCCGGGTGCGCACCGCTCCGGTGTGGACCGCCGACGACGACGGCATCGGCTACGGGCGCCGCACCAGGCGGCGCTTCGCCGACGCGTACGCGGAACTGGCGGCGTCCGTCTGCGCGGGTGCTTCCCCCGAGACCGCCGGCCTCGCGGGCGTGCCCGCCGACTCCTCCAGCGCCGAGGCGGACCGTTTCGGCAACGCGCTGTACAAGCTCGCCGAACTCGCCCGCGACGAAGGCGGACTCGTCGGCGCCCTGCGCTCCGAAACCGCCGTGCGCACGCTGGAGCGCGCCTGCCGCGCACCGGGCGCCCTGCGCGCGGTCCGCGCCACCCGCGTCCCCGACCTCCTCGCCGTCGCCGGACACATCGAACGCGCCCTGCGCCCGCTCTCCCTCGACTGGTACGGCGACGACGGCCTCGCCTCGGTCGACCTGTGCCACGCCACCTCCGGCGGCCCCGCCGCCCTGCCCGGACTCGTCGCCCACCACTTCTCCGGCGTCCCCCTCCTCGTCACGGAGTACGGCGTACAGCTGCGGGCCCACTACATCGCGGCCGGCGACGCCGAACTGAGCGCCCCCGTACGGGCGATGCTCGCCGCCTTCCACGGTCGCCTCGCAGCCGAGACCTACCGGCAGGCCGCGATCATCACCCCCGGCAACACGCACGCCCGGCGCTGGCAGGAGCGGTGCGGCGCCGACCGCGCGAAACTGCGCACCGTCCACCCCGGCATGGAGGCCTCCCGCTTCGCCGAGATCGGCGAGCGCGAGGAGCCGGGGGAGCCCGGCACCCTCGTCTGGGTCGGCCGCATCGAACCCTCCAAGGACCTGATCTCCCTCCTCCACGCCTTCGCGGAGATCCGCAAGGACGAGCCGAAGGCCCGCCTGCGCCTCGTCGGAGCGCCCGCCGAAGGGCCCGAGGCCGCCGCCTACCTCGCCCACTGCAAGGCCCTCGCCGCCCAGCTCTTCCCCGACGAGGCGGAGGGCGCCCACGCGATGGGCGACAACCCCGTCTCCTTCGAGGAGATCGGGGGGCCCGAGACACCCGACCTCGCGGACGCGTACGCCGCCGGGAGCGTCGTCGTCCTGTCGAGCATCGTCGAGGGGTTCCCGATCAGCCTCGTCGAGGCGATGTTCTGCGGACGCGCCACGGTCTCGACCGACGCGGGCGCCGTAGTCGAGGTCATCGGCGGCACCGGCCTGGTGGTTCCGCCGCGCAACCCGCGGGCGCTCGCCGAGGCGTGTGTATCGCTGCTGCGGGACCCGGGGCGCCGCGAGCGCCTCGGCGCGGCCGCGCGGGCACGGGCGCTCGAACTCTTCACCGTCGAGCAGAACATCACGGCATTTCACGGCATTTACCTGGAGATCGTTTCCCACTGCCCCGTGCGCCGCGAAGCCGTGGACGACGCGGGCGAACCCCTGCCCTTCGCCAACCCTCCGGAGGCCCATGTACCGGGCCGCTGGACCGCACCGACGAGCGAGTCGGGCGGGGGCTTCGGGACGTGGCTGGCGGGGCGGGCCGCCTCTGGGGGTGCGCCTAGCTGGGCGGAGGGGGAGGCCGTCGGCTCGGGCGGGGGCGTTGGTTCGGGTGAGGGCACCGGCTCGGGCGGAGCCGTTGGTTCGGGCGGTGGCGGGGAGCGGCCGACCGGTGAGCACGGGCAGTTGGCCGGGGCGATTCCCGGTGGGGAGGGGGACGCGTGA
- a CDS encoding ABC transporter ATP-binding protein, with product MSLVEVDALTVEFGDLRAVDTLSFRLEEGAALGVVGESGSGKSTVASALLGLHRGTGARVTGSVRVAGTDVQEADDETLRRLRGGTAAMVFQDPLSSLDPYYAVGDQIAEVHRVHSRASRRAARARAVEVLDRVGIPDAARRARSRPHEFSGGMRQRALIAMALACEPALLVADEPTTALDVTVQAQILDLLHGLRQETGMGLILVTHDVGVAAESVDDVLVMRHGRAVERGAVADVLGAPSAAYTKELLGAVPRVDAARPQRPDTTGDVLLEAVDLRREFGRGKRAFAAVDGVSLTVRRGETVGIVGESGSGKTTLGRMLVGLLEPTSGQVLLSGARADTGVQMVFQDPVSSLNPRRSVGESVADPLRARGDKEVRDRVEELLERVGLDPAHYGRYPHEFSGGQRQRVGIARALAAEPRIIVCDEAVSALDVTTQAQVTGLLRELQDELGLALVFIAHDLAVVRQVSDRVAVMRKGRVVEYGAVDEVYGAPQDPYTRQLLAAVPALDPAAAARRRTARRELAAA from the coding sequence ATGAGCCTCGTCGAAGTGGACGCCCTCACCGTCGAGTTCGGGGACCTGCGGGCCGTCGACACGCTTTCCTTCCGCCTGGAGGAGGGCGCGGCGCTCGGCGTCGTCGGCGAGTCCGGATCCGGCAAGAGCACCGTCGCCTCCGCGCTCCTCGGCCTCCACCGGGGGACCGGCGCGCGCGTCACCGGGTCCGTGCGCGTCGCCGGCACCGACGTACAGGAAGCTGACGACGAGACGCTGCGGCGGCTGCGGGGCGGGACGGCCGCGATGGTCTTCCAGGACCCGCTGTCCTCCCTCGACCCGTACTACGCCGTCGGCGACCAGATCGCCGAGGTGCACCGCGTGCACTCCAGGGCGTCCCGGCGCGCCGCACGCGCGCGTGCCGTGGAAGTGCTCGACCGGGTCGGCATCCCCGACGCCGCCCGCCGCGCGCGCTCACGCCCCCACGAGTTCAGCGGCGGCATGCGCCAGCGCGCCCTGATCGCCATGGCCCTGGCCTGCGAACCCGCCCTCCTCGTCGCCGACGAACCGACGACCGCCCTCGACGTCACCGTCCAGGCGCAGATCCTCGACCTGCTGCACGGACTGCGCCAGGAGACCGGCATGGGCCTCATCCTCGTCACCCACGACGTGGGCGTCGCCGCCGAGAGCGTCGACGACGTCCTCGTGATGCGGCACGGCCGCGCGGTCGAACGCGGAGCCGTCGCCGACGTACTCGGCGCGCCCTCCGCCGCGTACACGAAGGAACTGCTCGGGGCCGTGCCCCGCGTCGACGCGGCACGCCCGCAGCGCCCGGACACGACGGGCGACGTCCTGCTCGAAGCGGTCGACCTGCGACGGGAGTTCGGGCGCGGCAAGCGCGCCTTCGCCGCCGTCGACGGGGTCTCCCTGACCGTGCGCCGGGGCGAGACCGTCGGAATCGTGGGCGAGAGCGGCAGCGGCAAGACCACGCTCGGGCGAATGCTCGTCGGACTCCTCGAACCGACGTCCGGGCAGGTGCTCCTTTCAGGGGCGCGCGCCGACACGGGCGTGCAGATGGTGTTCCAGGACCCCGTCTCCTCCCTCAACCCCCGCCGCAGCGTGGGGGAGTCCGTCGCCGACCCGCTGCGGGCGCGCGGCGACAAGGAGGTGCGCGACCGGGTCGAGGAGCTCCTGGAACGTGTCGGGCTCGACCCGGCACACTACGGGCGCTATCCGCACGAGTTCAGTGGCGGCCAGCGCCAGCGCGTCGGGATCGCCCGCGCGCTCGCCGCCGAACCGCGCATCATCGTGTGCGACGAAGCCGTCTCCGCCCTCGACGTCACGACCCAGGCCCAGGTCACCGGCCTGCTGCGGGAACTCCAGGACGAGCTGGGACTCGCCCTCGTCTTCATCGCCCATGACCTCGCCGTCGTCCGCCAGGTCAGCGACCGGGTCGCGGTCATGCGCAAGGGGCGCGTCGTCGAGTACGGCGCCGTGGACGAGGTCTACGGCGCACCGCAGGACCCGTACACCCGGCAGCTGCTCGCCGCCGTGCCGGCGCTCGATCCGGCCGCCGCCGCGCGGCGGCGCACCGCTCGCAGGGAGCTGGCCGCAGCATGA
- a CDS encoding ABC transporter permease, producing MTGFLLRRVIGAAVTLLAISVIIYVVFYAAPGNVAQISCGPRCSPAQVQQVADQLRLDDPLYLRYWHFLQGIFVGQDFSTGTAVQHCDAPCLGFSYQTDQQVTQLILTKLPATASLALGAMVLWLILGVGTGVLSAWRRGRPTERILTGITLAGTATPVFVIGLLLMIVVCGQLQWLPFPQYVPFTDDPEQWAWNLLLPWLSLALIEAAKYARLTRASMLETLAEDHVRTFRAYGVGERSIIGRHALRGAVAPVIALNANDFGSMFGGAVLSETLFGIPGLGRELVHAVNVVDLPVVVGMVLVTGFFVVLANAVADVLYAVADRRVVLS from the coding sequence ATGACCGGCTTCCTGCTGCGCAGAGTGATCGGCGCCGCCGTCACCCTGCTCGCCATCTCCGTGATCATCTACGTCGTCTTCTACGCGGCCCCCGGCAACGTCGCCCAGATCAGCTGCGGCCCCCGCTGCTCACCCGCCCAAGTGCAGCAGGTCGCCGACCAGTTGAGGCTCGACGACCCTCTGTACCTGCGCTACTGGCACTTCCTCCAGGGCATCTTCGTAGGACAGGACTTCTCCACCGGCACCGCCGTCCAGCACTGCGACGCCCCCTGCCTCGGCTTCTCGTACCAGACCGACCAGCAGGTCACGCAGCTGATCCTCACCAAGCTGCCCGCCACCGCCTCGCTCGCGCTCGGCGCCATGGTGCTGTGGCTGATCCTCGGCGTCGGCACCGGCGTGCTGTCCGCCTGGCGGCGCGGGCGCCCCACGGAGCGGATCCTCACCGGCATCACCCTCGCCGGCACGGCCACGCCCGTCTTCGTCATCGGCCTGCTGCTGATGATCGTTGTCTGCGGACAGCTCCAGTGGCTGCCCTTCCCGCAGTACGTGCCCTTCACCGACGACCCCGAGCAGTGGGCGTGGAACCTGCTCCTGCCCTGGCTGTCGCTCGCCCTCATCGAGGCCGCCAAATACGCGCGCCTCACCCGCGCCTCCATGCTGGAGACCCTCGCCGAGGACCACGTGCGCACCTTCCGCGCCTACGGGGTCGGCGAACGCTCCATCATCGGACGGCACGCCCTGCGCGGCGCCGTCGCCCCTGTCATCGCCCTGAACGCCAACGACTTCGGCTCCATGTTCGGTGGCGCCGTGCTCAGCGAGACCCTGTTCGGCATCCCCGGACTCGGCCGCGAACTCGTGCACGCCGTCAACGTCGTCGACCTGCCGGTCGTCGTCGGCATGGTCCTCGTCACCGGCTTCTTCGTCGTACTCGCCAATGCCGTCGCGGACGTCCTGTACGCGGTGGCCGACCGACGGGTGGTCCTGTCATGA
- a CDS encoding ABC transporter permease has translation MTEALVASETAGAGVLTASAPVSGARQFWRRLRTQRAALVAAAVVALLVLIALGAPLLALIEGQDPNTYHPHLIDSARGGVPVGAFGGAGGEHWLGVEPQTGRDLFTRLVYGARVSLGVALAATVVQVFIGVTVGIAAGLGNRWVDQILSRATDVIVALPLMILALALMAIVPSGFPRPVLVALVIGLVAWGGTAKIVRAQTITLKERDFVAAARLSGWPTWQIARRELLPSLAAPVITYASLLVPTNVTVEAALSFLGVGVKPPTPSWGQMLTAADVWYQAAPQYLLLPAGALFVTVLALTVLGDGVRTALDPRAASRLRIGTGRKREAGA, from the coding sequence ATGACCGAGGCACTTGTGGCCTCGGAGACCGCAGGGGCGGGCGTCTTGACGGCGTCCGCCCCCGTCTCCGGAGCCCGTCAGTTCTGGCGGCGTCTGCGCACGCAGCGCGCCGCCCTCGTCGCGGCGGCCGTCGTCGCCCTGCTCGTCCTGATCGCGCTCGGGGCCCCGCTCCTCGCGCTCATCGAGGGCCAGGACCCGAACACGTACCACCCCCACCTCATCGATTCCGCGCGCGGCGGCGTGCCCGTCGGCGCGTTCGGCGGGGCCGGCGGCGAGCACTGGCTCGGCGTCGAACCGCAGACCGGACGCGACCTGTTCACGCGCCTCGTCTACGGGGCCCGGGTCTCCCTCGGCGTCGCACTCGCCGCCACCGTCGTGCAGGTGTTCATCGGCGTCACCGTCGGCATCGCGGCCGGACTCGGCAATCGCTGGGTCGACCAGATCCTCAGCCGCGCCACCGACGTCATCGTCGCGCTGCCCCTGATGATCCTCGCGCTCGCCCTCATGGCGATCGTGCCGAGCGGCTTCCCCCGGCCCGTCCTCGTCGCCCTGGTGATCGGGCTCGTGGCCTGGGGCGGCACCGCCAAGATCGTGCGCGCCCAGACCATCACCCTCAAGGAACGCGACTTCGTGGCCGCGGCCCGGCTCAGCGGCTGGCCGACATGGCAGATCGCCCGTCGCGAACTCCTCCCGTCGCTCGCCGCCCCCGTCATCACATACGCGTCCCTGCTCGTCCCGACGAACGTCACCGTCGAGGCGGCCCTCTCGTTCCTCGGCGTCGGCGTCAAACCGCCCACACCCTCCTGGGGACAGATGCTCACCGCCGCCGACGTCTGGTACCAGGCCGCACCGCAGTACCTACTGCTGCCCGCAGGCGCGCTCTTCGTGACCGTGCTCGCGCTCACCGTCCTCGGCGACGGCGTGCGCACCGCGCTCGACCCGCGCGCCGCGTCCCGCCTGCGCATCGGCACGGGCCGCAAGCGGGAGGCCGGCGCATGA
- a CDS encoding ABC transporter substrate-binding protein → MRQPSVIARRVAAASVSVVLAAGAAACAGPKDSDAGGSPDAKPHKGGTLTVLNSNPQSDFDPARLYTSGGGNVPSLVFRTLTTRNREDGAAGAKVVPDLATDLGKPSKNATVWTYTLKKGVAYEDGSPITSADIKYGIERSFAAELSGGAPYLRDWLIGGAGYQGPYKDKKGLDSIETPDARTIVFHLNKPEGEFPYLATQTQFTPVPQAKDTGTKYEEHPVSSGPYKVVKNENDGERIVLERNTHWSATTDEERKAYPDRIDVRSGLDSSVINQRLSAGQGADAAAVTTDTNLGPAELAKVSGDKKLAARVGTGHFGYTNYIAFNPKVKPFDNPKVRQAIATAVDRSSVINAAGGSSLAEPATTYLPNQKSFGYTAYDHFPAGASGNAQKAKELLKDAGYKNGLTVTLTHSNDKDFETSPEIATALQDALKKAGITVKLQGLEANDYSDTIHSAKKEPGFFLAHWGADWPSGGPFLAPIFDGRQIVKDGANFNTGFLDDKSVNDEIDSINKLTDLDAAAKRWGALDKKIGEQALTVPLFHPVYKRLYGPDVKNIVISDWTGVLDISQVSVK, encoded by the coding sequence ATGCGTCAACCGTCCGTCATAGCGCGCCGCGTGGCCGCCGCATCCGTCAGCGTGGTCCTCGCCGCGGGCGCCGCCGCCTGCGCGGGGCCCAAGGACAGCGACGCAGGGGGGAGCCCCGACGCCAAGCCGCACAAGGGCGGCACCCTCACCGTCCTCAACTCCAACCCGCAGTCCGACTTCGACCCGGCGCGGCTCTACACCTCCGGCGGCGGCAACGTCCCCTCGCTCGTCTTCCGCACGCTGACCACCCGCAACCGCGAGGACGGCGCAGCGGGCGCGAAGGTCGTACCCGACCTCGCCACCGACCTGGGCAAGCCCAGCAAGAACGCGACCGTGTGGACGTACACCCTGAAGAAGGGCGTCGCCTACGAGGACGGCTCGCCCATCACGTCCGCCGACATCAAGTACGGCATCGAGCGGTCGTTCGCCGCCGAACTCTCCGGCGGCGCACCGTACTTGAGGGACTGGCTGATCGGCGGCGCCGGCTACCAGGGCCCGTACAAGGACAAGAAGGGCCTCGACTCGATCGAGACCCCGGACGCGCGGACCATCGTCTTCCACCTGAACAAGCCCGAGGGCGAGTTCCCCTACCTGGCCACGCAGACGCAGTTCACGCCCGTGCCCCAGGCCAAGGACACCGGCACGAAGTATGAGGAGCACCCCGTCTCGTCCGGCCCGTACAAGGTCGTCAAGAACGAGAACGACGGCGAGCGGATCGTCCTGGAGCGCAACACGCACTGGTCCGCGACAACCGACGAGGAGCGCAAGGCCTACCCGGACCGGATCGACGTCCGCTCCGGTCTCGACTCCTCCGTCATCAACCAGCGACTCTCCGCAGGTCAGGGCGCCGACGCCGCCGCCGTCACCACCGACACCAACCTCGGCCCCGCCGAGCTCGCCAAGGTCAGCGGCGACAAGAAGCTCGCCGCCCGCGTCGGCACCGGCCACTTCGGCTACACGAACTACATCGCCTTCAATCCCAAGGTGAAGCCGTTCGACAACCCGAAGGTGCGCCAGGCCATCGCCACCGCCGTCGACCGCTCCTCGGTGATCAACGCGGCCGGCGGCTCCTCGCTCGCCGAGCCCGCGACGACGTACCTGCCGAACCAGAAGTCCTTCGGTTACACGGCGTACGACCACTTCCCGGCCGGTGCCTCGGGCAACGCGCAGAAGGCCAAGGAGCTGCTCAAGGACGCCGGTTACAAGAACGGCCTGACCGTCACCCTCACGCACTCCAACGACAAGGACTTCGAGACCAGCCCGGAGATCGCCACCGCCCTCCAGGACGCCCTGAAGAAGGCCGGCATCACCGTCAAGCTCCAGGGCCTGGAGGCGAACGACTACTCCGACACGATCCACAGCGCCAAGAAGGAGCCCGGTTTCTTCCTCGCGCACTGGGGTGCCGACTGGCCCTCCGGCGGCCCCTTCCTCGCCCCGATCTTCGACGGCCGGCAGATCGTCAAGGACGGCGCGAACTTCAACACCGGCTTCCTCGATGACAAGTCGGTCAATGACGAGATCGACTCGATCAACAAGTTGACCGATCTTGACGCTGCCGCCAAGCGCTGGGGTGCACTGGACAAGAAGATCGGGGAGCAGGCACTGACCGTGCCGCTGTTCCACCCCGTGTACAAGCGCCTGTACGGACCGGACGTCAAGAACATCGTCATCAGCGACTGGACCGGCGTGCTCGACATCTCGCAGGTCTCGGTGAAGTGA
- a CDS encoding Ms4533A family Cys-rich leader peptide: protein MSHRHAPSRTAIELTLIGVTGLCVADVHCC, encoded by the coding sequence ATGTCGCACCGCCACGCACCCTCGCGCACCGCCATTGAGCTCACGCTCATCGGCGTGACCGGGCTGTGCGTCGCCGACGTGCACTGTTGCTGA
- a CDS encoding DUF3152 domain-containing protein, giving the protein MGRHSRRGPAPAPAPAPLDDAEAVAAGRGRRRRGAPDVPRPTTTGPQAQQGAPRGQAQPGPAPYRGAPPNAGPPRGFSEATPAHGFPQATPPRGFPQATPPRGFQQAAPPQGPTSRGFSEATPAHGFPQATPPHGFPAQGTPAQGSPRVTPSHGFPQGTPAHGVPHVRGGHPEQFEGGARGETRMGVGYAAAPVVPAPRSRPRQDYVDAFAQPPRPPQPRHPSDPYADVTDWDAKGGEPDEAAAGSAEDEEPGDKRRKGRTYTGIAAAAVTTVLAVVVAGHVAQGRDGKADAQAQPAGGPDKRSTKGSASRSDNRATPGGKARPVIPLTYDQKMGKTYPLSAKLKGSGKFTAVPGFDKAPGKGQKFRYRIDVENGLGLDGGLFAQAVQKTLNDDRSWAHDGGRTFERISSGKPDFVITLASPGTTGVWCEKSGLDTTEDNVSCDSAATDRVMINAYRWAQGSTTYGNKIHLYRQMLINHEVGHRLGFNHVTCAKNGALAPVMQQQTKFLTFDGITCKPNPWAFPKS; this is encoded by the coding sequence GTGGGACGGCATAGCCGCCGGGGGCCGGCACCGGCACCGGCGCCCGCACCCTTGGACGACGCGGAGGCGGTCGCGGCAGGCCGCGGCCGTCGCCGACGCGGCGCCCCCGATGTCCCACGCCCCACCACGACGGGACCCCAGGCGCAGCAGGGCGCCCCGCGCGGGCAGGCCCAGCCGGGGCCGGCCCCGTACCGCGGCGCACCGCCGAACGCCGGGCCGCCGCGCGGGTTCTCCGAGGCGACGCCCGCGCACGGTTTTCCCCAGGCGACTCCGCCGCGCGGTTTCCCGCAGGCGACCCCGCCGCGCGGCTTCCAGCAGGCGGCTCCACCGCAGGGGCCCACGTCGCGTGGATTCTCAGAGGCGACCCCCGCACATGGCTTTCCGCAGGCGACCCCGCCGCACGGTTTCCCGGCGCAGGGGACTCCGGCTCAAGGGTCGCCCCGTGTGACGCCGTCCCATGGATTTCCGCAGGGCACGCCCGCGCACGGCGTTCCGCACGTGCGGGGTGGGCATCCTGAGCAGTTCGAGGGAGGTGCCCGGGGCGAGACCCGGATGGGCGTCGGGTACGCGGCCGCGCCGGTCGTGCCGGCGCCGCGCAGCAGGCCGCGGCAGGACTACGTAGACGCGTTCGCCCAGCCGCCGCGGCCCCCGCAGCCCCGGCACCCCTCCGACCCGTACGCCGACGTCACCGACTGGGACGCGAAGGGCGGCGAACCCGACGAGGCCGCCGCCGGGTCTGCCGAGGACGAGGAGCCGGGTGACAAACGGCGCAAGGGCCGTACGTACACCGGCATCGCGGCCGCCGCCGTGACCACGGTGCTCGCCGTCGTCGTCGCCGGACATGTCGCCCAGGGGCGCGACGGCAAGGCCGATGCCCAGGCGCAGCCCGCGGGCGGGCCCGACAAGCGGTCGACGAAGGGGTCGGCGTCGCGTTCGGACAACCGGGCCACCCCTGGGGGCAAGGCGCGGCCCGTCATCCCGCTGACGTACGACCAGAAGATGGGCAAGACGTATCCCCTGTCCGCCAAGCTCAAGGGTTCCGGGAAGTTCACGGCGGTGCCCGGATTCGACAAGGCGCCGGGCAAGGGGCAGAAGTTCCGGTACCGGATCGACGTCGAGAACGGGCTCGGGCTCGACGGCGGGCTTTTCGCGCAGGCCGTGCAGAAGACCCTGAACGACGACCGCAGTTGGGCCCATGACGGCGGCAGGACCTTCGAGCGGATCTCCTCCGGAAAGCCCGACTTCGTGATCACGCTCGCCAGCCCGGGGACCACCGGCGTCTGGTGCGAGAAATCCGGGCTCGACACGACCGAGGACAATGTGTCCTGCGATTCCGCCGCCACCGACCGCGTCATGATCAACGCCTATCGGTGGGCGCAGGGATCGACGACGTATGGGAACAAGATCCATCTGTACCGGCAGATGCTCATCAACCACGAGGTCGGGCACCGGCTCGGGTTCAACCACGTGACCTGCGCGAAGAACGGCGCGCTCGCGCCCGTCATGCAGCAGCAGACCAAGTTCCTGACCTTCGACGGAATCACCTGCAAGCCCAACCCCTGGGCCTTTCCCAAGAGTTGA